The following proteins are co-located in the Brevibacillus laterosporus DSM 25 genome:
- a CDS encoding four-helix bundle copper-binding protein, translated as MQITPQQVENCLQVCKACLKACNECYVACLQESELDTFRDCLLIVRQSAEICMLAISALSLDSMFSSQICKLTAEICEACAKICSQHEQDYCQTCAQICYQCAAACREMVVH; from the coding sequence ATGCAAATAACTCCTCAACAGGTAGAGAATTGCTTACAAGTGTGTAAAGCTTGTTTAAAGGCCTGTAACGAATGCTATGTAGCCTGTTTACAAGAAAGTGAGTTAGATACCTTCAGAGACTGTCTTCTCATAGTACGGCAAAGTGCAGAAATATGTATGCTAGCTATTAGTGCATTGTCCTTGGATAGTATGTTTAGTAGTCAAATCTGCAAATTAACAGCGGAAATCTGCGAAGCATGTGCAAAAATATGCAGTCAGCATGAACAAGATTATTGCCAAACATGTGCCCAGATTTGCTATCAATGTGCAGCGGCTTGTCGCGAAATGGTGGTTCACTAA